A stretch of DNA from Oligoflexus sp.:
CCCTCGCATCAGAGTGATGCCGGCCGTATGCATGGCCACGTCCGTGCCGGTGGCCATGGCCATCCCCACATCCGCGGCGGCCAGCGCCGGCGCATCATTGATGCCATCACCGACCATGGCGACTTTATGCCCTTCCAGTTTCAGGCTCTTGACGATATTCGCCTTGTCTTCCGGCAGAACTTCGGCAAACACCTTTTGAATGCCCAGTTTCGTTGCGACCCGCTCGGCGCTCGGCTTATTATCGCCGGTGATCAAAACCGTCGTGAGACCCTGATCATGCAGGGTGGCGATCGTCGCTGCCGCATCGGCTTTCAAGGGGTCACTGAAGGATAATGCCCCTAAAAGCCGTGCGCTTTTCTTGTCAGCGATATAGGAAACGGTCTGGCCTTCCAGTTGCCAGGCGTGGACGACGGAAGCGACTTCATGGGTTTTAATGCTGTAACTTTCCAGGTAACGTGCGGTGCCGATGATGAGTTCATATCCTGCGACCTCACCTTCGACGCCTTTACCAGCGACCACTCTGGTATTGCGGGCGGGTTCGACCTTGAGTCCTTCAGCCTTGGCCTGGGCCACCACCGAACGGGCGAGGGGATGTTCGCTGCCGAGTTGCACTGCGGCGGCCAGCTGCAGAAGGCCCAGATGATTCTGATCCACAGCATGGATATCATTCAATGTGGGACGGCCCTCGGTCAGCGTTCCCGTCTTATCAAAGGCCATGGTCTTCACTTCATGGGCGATTTCCAGGGTTTCCGCATCCTTGATGAGGATCCCGTGGCGCGCCGCGAGACCCGTACCCACCATCATGGATGTCGGTGTGGCAAGACCGAGCGCACAGGGACACGCAATGACCAGAACAGCGACCGCATGAATGATGGCGGCTTCCCAGCTGGCTCCGCTGATGATCCAGCCGATCATTGTGATCAAGGCGATGACCAGCACGGCTGGAACGAAGATCGCGCTGACCTTGTCCACCAGTCTTTGAATCGGGGCTTTTTCGGTCTGGGCGGTTTCCACAAGCCGAATGATGCGGGCCAGAGTGGTTTCCGCGCCCAGAGCTTTGGTTTCCACAATCAATAGTCCATCGGCGTTGAGCGAACCTCCGGTGACCTTATCGCCTGAACTGCGCAGCACAGGAAGGCTTTCGCCGGTAATCATGGACTCATCGATCTGGCTTGTGCCTTCAACGATCACACCATCGACGGGAATTTTTTCGCCTGGCCGCACGATGACGCGATCACCGAGCACGACCTCCTTCATGGCCACTTCGATTTCCTGGCCGTCCCTTTGCACGCGGGCCCGATCCGGGCGCAGGGCCTCCAGGGCTTTGATCGCCGCGGTGGTCTGCTGCTTGGCACGCGCCTCCAGATATTTTCCGAGGAGCACGAGTGTGATGATCACGGCCGAACTTTCAAAGTACAAGGGTCCGCCCTTGCTCATCTGATAAAGACTGAGGCCAAACGCAGCGCTGGTTCCAAGGGCTACAAGCAGATCCATGTTGCCCGAAAGGGCCTTGGCGGCTTTCCATCCTGCTTTATAAAAGCGCGCACCCAGAACGAATTGAATAGGCGCCGTGAGTGCGAGCTGCAGCCAGGCGGGAAGCATGGCGTGATAGCCGAAGGGTTCGATCAGCATGGGACCGACCAGAGGCAGAGTCAGGAGTCCGGCGAGATAAAGCAGGATTCGCTCTCTTTCCAGGGAGACTGTGGCTGGTTTTTCTGAAACAGGCCGGGCCTTATACCCAACCTTTTCCACGGCAGCAAAGAGCGCGTCGGCCGAGCCTGGCTGTCCGGACCACTCCACGTGCGCTTTCTCAGTGGCCAGATTGACGACAGCATTCCCCACACCGGGGACTTTTTTCAGAGCCTTTTCCACACGATTCACGCAGGACGCACAGGTCATCCCTTCGATCGTGATATCCACAGCGGACGTTTGCATGATTTCCTCCTACGGCTGACGGTATCACCATCGACCCTACCACCGTGGGAAGGTCAAGGGAAAAAGTGACCGTTCCTTAAATTCCGGACTTGCTTTGCTTTTTCGACACCTCGGGTGCGAAGTTTTCGAGGATGGGGCATTCGGGTCGATCATCCCCATGACAATGCCGCGCGAGGTCCTCAAGGGCGTTTTTGATACTTTCCAGTTCACGAATTTTCACATTGAGAGCATCGATATGTTTTGTCGTGATCGTTTTTACGTCCTCGCTTTTCCGGGCTTTATTGCGCCAGAGCCCGACAAGTCTTTTGATCTCCGGCAGCGAAAAGCCCAGCCCACGGGCGTGTTTCACAAAGATGAGAATATGCACCTCGTTTTCCGAATACTGCCGATAGCCAGATTCGGTACGTGCGGCTTTAGGGATAATACCCCGGGCTTCGTAGTGACGAATAAATTTTGGATTGACGCCTGCAGCTTTGGCTGCTTCTCCGATATTCATGGTGATCTCCTCGCCCTGTCCCATGTTCAGACCTTCATAGTCAACCTTCCCATAGTGGTAAAGTCAAGTTTGAAGAAGACGGCAAGTTGATTTTTGCTTTTTGACAAAAATTTCAGAACTGTGAGGAATCAGAAGGAATCATTTCTTAAATTTATTTTTTTCTATAGGATGGTGTCAGTTGAGTTTAACTGGACAGCATCTTAGCCAGTCGGTGTAAGAAGGAGTCTTCCATGCAGTTATCTGTCGGTCAACGGTCGTATGCGAGTTGGATTGTTCCCGGTCTTCTTCTGACTCTTTGCAGTCATAA
This window harbors:
- a CDS encoding heavy metal translocating P-type ATPase; amino-acid sequence: MQTSAVDITIEGMTCASCVNRVEKALKKVPGVGNAVVNLATEKAHVEWSGQPGSADALFAAVEKVGYKARPVSEKPATVSLERERILLYLAGLLTLPLVGPMLIEPFGYHAMLPAWLQLALTAPIQFVLGARFYKAGWKAAKALSGNMDLLVALGTSAAFGLSLYQMSKGGPLYFESSAVIITLVLLGKYLEARAKQQTTAAIKALEALRPDRARVQRDGQEIEVAMKEVVLGDRVIVRPGEKIPVDGVIVEGTSQIDESMITGESLPVLRSSGDKVTGGSLNADGLLIVETKALGAETTLARIIRLVETAQTEKAPIQRLVDKVSAIFVPAVLVIALITMIGWIISGASWEAAIIHAVAVLVIACPCALGLATPTSMMVGTGLAARHGILIKDAETLEIAHEVKTMAFDKTGTLTEGRPTLNDIHAVDQNHLGLLQLAAAVQLGSEHPLARSVVAQAKAEGLKVEPARNTRVVAGKGVEGEVAGYELIIGTARYLESYSIKTHEVASVVHAWQLEGQTVSYIADKKSARLLGALSFSDPLKADAAATIATLHDQGLTTVLITGDNKPSAERVATKLGIQKVFAEVLPEDKANIVKSLKLEGHKVAMVGDGINDAPALAAADVGMAMATGTDVAMHTAGITLMRGQPLLIPDALEISRRTYHKIRQNLFWAFIYNALGIPLAALGYLSPMIAGAAMAFSSVSVVTNALLLKRWSPAAVSKKA
- the cueR gene encoding Cu(I)-responsive transcriptional regulator gives rise to the protein MNIGEAAKAAGVNPKFIRHYEARGIIPKAARTESGYRQYSENEVHILIFVKHARGLGFSLPEIKRLVGLWRNKARKSEDVKTITTKHIDALNVKIRELESIKNALEDLARHCHGDDRPECPILENFAPEVSKKQSKSGI